The following is a genomic window from Strix aluco isolate bStrAlu1 chromosome 3, bStrAlu1.hap1, whole genome shotgun sequence.
TGCTGACCTTACCCATATTGCAAGTGCTCCTCGAGGGTGAAAGGAATAGCAGTGGAATCATAAACCTATTTGAGAGTAGGGAATGTGAGGAAAAAGCAGTCACCTGCTACTAACATGCGTACCTGGTCCTTTCACTTCAGTGCAGATCTTTACATTTGGTTTGCCATTCTGGGGATCTTGTCCCTCACTGTAACCCTCACCAAAAAAAGTCATCGTGAAAGAGGTTCCATCCATCTGTGGCGGGCAAGACAAGCATGGTCACCAAAACAGTAACTCACTTCTACCAGGAAAGCACAAGTAGTAAATCCAAGTATCTGTTATGCCATGTACTATGatccatcaaaacatgagagcaGTTATTCTGAGTTATTGCTTAGAAGGTACATTCTCATCTAAACTTTTAATCAGTTCCACCTTGCTGGAACTGTTACTGTTCTAAAGTTCATCTATTCTCTTGGTGCTTTCAGTCCTGGGTTTTTGCTTCTCAGTCTCCCTCCGTCATCACCTTTGACAGATGGAGTGCTGCGAGCCATCCATGTAAATACATCAGACCCAGCAACATGGTCCATTTTTCCCTCATGCAAGTTCCACGCACTTTGATGTCTAATAGCAGAGGCATgattatttaaatattcaaagcTATCTGAACAGGCACACACAATGTGCATTTAGAAGTTATTTCTCTGAGACTAAGCAGTTGACTCTAGATTACTATTCCACCATTACCACAATAAATGCATTCAATGATTGCAATGGAAAACAGTCAGCTACCTGTTTCTGGGTTGGTCCTTTCTTTGAGAAGCGTCCAGCAGAGAAAAATTCTGGGTACTATATAACAAGAGGGGTGGGGCGGTGGgggaagataaaaaaagaagacCAACAGTAaactagagaggaaaaaaaaaagttctccaaaCATTTAATTCTTTTATGTTTTGAACACTTACTTTTGTCAGAAGTTTTCTTCCAAAGCTAAACTTcacaagaagaagaaataaaaagccagCAAACATCAGCTTGATAGCAGAGCCAAGACTACCTATGTTCACATAAGCACTATACTGCACCTGAGGCAGAAACATATTTTCAGTGATAACTTACATTAAAATTTTTGCATCAAttcatttgtaaaaataaatccACCCCCAAATTAGGAAGCAATTGTCTGATACAATAGATATCTGTTTAAATAGGGCCTTAAACAATTGTCTTAGTTCTAAACAACTCTCTGAATAATGCTTCACTTCATCATTCATTATGAGAAGACAATGTAACTACAGAATGGCAAGGGAGCAAGCATGGTAAACAAGAGTGGAAAACTTTAAAGGAAGATATGCTTTGGTATCTGATTTCAGGCTTCTTTTCCAAgatcttcctttcctcctctttgtgCTCTAGCTTCAAAGAAACCGAGGCCTTACTTTAGAATTCTAGAATAGCAATGGCAAGTCTTTCCCAATTAGTAGTTTCCCAGTATATTTTTAGAGCACTGTCTCACCTTCATCTCTTAACTGATGCCTGCAATTCTGCACAGCTGTTATATAGATTGTTGGTGCTGGTCTCCTCTCAGGAAACCATGGAAAACAAAAACTACATGTCTTTTCCACCACCACTTCACACTGCCTTTACTCAGCACACCAGAGACCCAAGTGTCAAAGAAGTCTCCAGATACAAATGAGCAGCACATGAATTCTTTATCAGAATGTTTACTACACTATACTGACCTGACTACAGTTACACAGACTGCAGCTATGACGCTTTTAGAAGCtctgataccaaaaaaaaaaaaaaaaagaagaaaaaaaaaagcctctgcaCAGGAACAGAACTTAATGTATTCATAATTCCTGAAAACCATGAAGCCTATTTTTCAAATACTTCTGTGACTCAAGGCTTCCATTCCCTACAAATACACATCCAGAAGTCAGACAGCCAGAGAGCCCTACAAAAGACTCTCATAACAATTATGCTAGCAGCAATAGGCAAGCTCATCAGGTAGAGTATCAGGTAGTAGGAAACATGCTTGTGCACCCAGAACCTGGGCCACATCAGGTCAAGCAGCTTCCAAAGGTGATCAACAGAACAAGCCTCCTTCTTTTACAGAGCAAAAGCACATTGCAGTTTATTACTATTCACCTAATTACAGAAACCCTGCTACACAGATCTGTGCCAAGAACAGTGATGACCTAATGGAAAGATTCATTGAAAATGGTAATAAATACATAGAATACTAATAACAGTAACTTACAGGCGTTTCCTGCAACTCTGTGTACAAATAACGCTGAGACCGTTTTACAACAGAAACATCAGCTCCCATGAATGGAATGGAGTACTCTTTGAATTCCTGATTGTAAAACAGAAATCctctgcaaatggaaaaaaaaaagtcacctcagaaataaaaagttcAGATGCTCACAAACTGAAAGAGACTCATCAAAATGGCCCTACCAATACTGGCTTTTTCTCAAGCATTTTTATGACATTCTCTCTCTTCACTGAAAGTAAACCATTCCAAATTTATCCCTGGCTCAACCCAAAATTCCATGTACTATAGCAAGGATGAATTTGATAAGCATGAGGAGAAtgttattttgattcttttttctgttctacTGATCGGAATCAAACCTAAAAGTTTGACATGTCACTACAAGTCTCTTGGAACAAGCTAACTTTGAGACCCAGTAAATGCTGGGACACattcttttttcagtaaaataggAACAAATCAGTAAAGCTGAACTTTCTTCCATTCTACTAGATGAGCATCTGTGCGTTCATATTATATTGAAGACCTAAATGCATCTTTTTAGAATTTAGTAGTATGTTAAGAATCCATATGATAAGCAGTGGAACTGTTAGAAGACAGCACATTTCACATCTTGCGCTTCTTATacctttttttaagttttgcacCAACTACTGGCACAGGGGCATAGCCTATCTTTTTCCGAAGCTTCCTCAGGTTGTCTTGATCCGCAAGGCCATAAACAGCTGATTTCCAGGTCCCATCATGTACACAAGAACCCTGGTGACATATCAAGGAACAGGAATTAATTCTGTATCTAAAGGTTTCATTATTATTTGAATAATGACCTTAGAATTATTACATAGACTACACACTATTACCATTCTTACATGTATGTATTACAATTACATGCATTAAAGTATATTGAAAGGTGGGGGGTTGACCTCAGTCAAaggccaggtgcccaccaagtcactctgtcactccccttcTCAGTAggacagggagaggagaaaatatgATGGAAAAACATTCTTGTGGGTCacgataaaggcagtttaatacaGCAAAAGCCAAGGCTGCaacacagaagcaaagcaaaacaaaaagatttactCTCTTTGCCTCCCGGCAAGCGATGTTCCTGGGAGGCAGGGCTTCAGTATGCACAGCTGTTGCTCCGAAAGACAAACGTCATAATAATGaatgcccccccacccctcctcctttctctcagcttGCCATGCTGAGCAGAGGACACACGGCACAGAacacccctttggtcagttcgggtcagctgtcctggctgtgtcccctcccagggtcctgcccagccccagcctaCAGTGTGAGGGGGGAATGTCAGAGAGACAGCCATGATGCTGCGCCagcgctgctcagcagcagccaaaccACTGCTGTGTTACCAACACCTTTCTAGCTGCCaacacaaagcacagcactagGAGAGCTGCAATGAGGagaattaactccatctcagccagacccaatacaatctccaccccttattccatacaaTTTGCGTCACGTTCAGGTCCCACATCCTTTGAGACATACCTATATATCCATCTTCTAACCCTCCCATTGTATTTAATTCTCATTACCAAAATACCTTCTCACCAACACTTGTAACTCATACTACATACTTAAATCATCTTTACAGCCAACATACAGATTTATAAGTTCTCATTAACTACTGTCCCCTGTCCTTTAACAGATGGCTTCCTCCACTGCTCCAGATGTTCCCAAGAACAGGCTACGACTTAGgccccatctgtcaagatgggtGC
Proteins encoded in this region:
- the SCCPDH gene encoding saccharopine dehydrogenase-like oxidoreductase isoform X2 — translated: MWATRPRWPPWRGRPGWCSTAWARFFGEPVVAACVENGANCIDISGEPQFLEEMYLKYNEKAAEKGVYIIGSCGFDTIPADMGVLYTRDKLKGTLTAVESFLTVKSGPEGSCVHDGTWKSAVYGLADQDNLRKLRKKIGYAPVPVVGAKLKKRGFLFYNQEFKEYSIPFMGADVSVVKRSQRYLYTELQETPVQYSAYVNIGSLGSAIKLMFAGFLFLLLVKFSFGRKLLTKYPEFFSAGRFSKKGPTQKQMDGTSFTMTFFGEGYSEGQDPQNGKPNVKICTEVKGPEPGYVATPIAMVQAAVALLEDAACLPKQGGVYSPGAAFSKTKLIDRLNKCGVEFSVISKPEV